In one window of Reinekea forsetii DNA:
- a CDS encoding NAD-glutamate dehydrogenase — MSTVLTNSHDELMESLFQHLRSHFPEEHQKDLNNLITGLFRHAGMRDLVKYDLSDLAGMVVTLWRTLQARPSHRASIQVINPNVEEHEWQSQHTIVSILHNDLPFVIDSARLALNKLGLNIHAVFYGTFSVIRTEAGQFSGFGPEGTKELLLCLEMDRTSISEQRQAVESALSEVMDDVIYVVDDFPKMMAKTQEVVADLERKKYPFSAQALAEASVFMQWIANNHFSFLAYDEYVIEDGMVKQVPGTELGLFKKNHNRRSESIDAMSQERRDHVFKQELLIFTKSGRRSTVHRSAYSDYILVKEFNDQGEVVGGRRFLGLYTSSVYNETPQNIPVVRRKILKVLVNSGFTAGGHAYKELAAILYNFPRDELIQSDEDTLLRVSSDVQSIQERKQIRLFLRKDAYGKFLNAVVYMPRDIFNTQIRIKVHDMLAEYFSVEGSDYTTIFSESVLARSRFVFKLAAPLDVLPPVELLESRIVQIAKRWTDDLQHALVESFGEEKGIRLYHSYEYAFPSGYTEEYSARVAVADIQRIESLHTNPDEQITLSFFSSIEPNGSILKMKIFNKGQALLLSDLIPILENLGLKVIDEFPFDINHPENGCTWIYDFNLLYEPDANLDPAQYREEFSKAFLNVWKGRAENDQFNRLILRAKLTWREVAMLRGYAKYMKQIRFGLSLEYIAETLIRYSELTDHLSELFSARFNPDKQSDVGMVERWVEKIELLLEDVNNINEDRIIRRYIELILATVRTNFYQEDAAGLRKEYISFKLNSSQISDIPLPKPKFEIFVYSPRIEGVHLRGGSVARGGLRWSDRNEDFRTEVLGLVKAQQVKNAVIVPVGAKGGFVAKQLPPPSDRDAFFKEGIACYKTFIRGLLDITDNLVDNAVSPPKQVVRYDKDDPYMVVAADKGTATFSDIANSVAKEYNFWLGDAFASGGSFGYDHKKMAITARGAWVSVQRHFREMDINVQDDPITVVGIGDMAGDVFGNGLLRSQTVKLVGAFNHMHIFIDPNPDAAVSFKERQRLFDLPRSSWEDYNAKLMSKGGGIFSRSSKSIPVSKEMTALFELTVSKISPTDLMIAMLKAPVDLLWNGGIGTYVKATSENHLDIGDKANDALRINGNELRCKVIGEGGNLGFSQLGRIEYNLNGGRSFTDFIDNAGGVDCSDHEVNMKILLDEMVANGDMTVKQRNSTLEKLTEDVSELVLTNNYRQTQALGIAFTESFPRVEEYRRLIHNLEDAGKLNRELEFLPSDDLISERKANGFGLTRPELAVLISYVKGDLKEVLAKKELANDDFIRGIVVTEFPTAMQKKFGKMMNEHRLRKEIIATQVANDMINYMGITFFSRLHESTGASPIEAAKAYVASREIFGLHDLWAEIEALDHQISADLQSKMMLITMRMVRRSSRWLIKNFRSGIDIANVIALFKQPLQEMAGSLEQVLSPEQNDVWLADAQKMIDVGVPESLAKRIAAADLMYTSLGVVAVAQSLKRDSLAVANGYFRVGESLGLELFSRQVNSLKVMTHWQAMARESFRDDLEWQQRRITQGLFIQMTETDQLETTVDRWLEDNKILVDRWLRMMNEIRAVSEPEFSMYSVAIRELLDLSQATMPEL, encoded by the coding sequence ATGTCCACAGTGCTAACGAACAGCCATGACGAATTGATGGAATCCTTGTTTCAACATCTCAGGTCACACTTTCCTGAAGAGCATCAAAAGGATCTCAATAACCTCATCACAGGTCTGTTCCGCCACGCCGGTATGCGAGATTTGGTTAAGTACGATTTGTCCGATCTAGCCGGTATGGTCGTGACCCTTTGGCGCACACTGCAAGCAAGACCGTCTCACCGTGCCAGTATCCAGGTGATTAACCCCAATGTTGAAGAACATGAATGGCAAAGCCAGCACACTATAGTATCGATTTTGCACAATGACCTGCCATTCGTCATCGATTCCGCTCGCTTAGCGTTAAATAAGCTTGGCCTAAACATCCATGCCGTCTTCTACGGCACCTTTTCGGTTATTCGCACCGAGGCAGGCCAGTTCAGTGGCTTCGGGCCAGAAGGCACCAAGGAATTACTACTCTGTCTGGAAATGGACCGCACCTCTATTTCCGAGCAACGTCAGGCCGTCGAAAGCGCATTGTCTGAGGTGATGGACGACGTTATCTATGTCGTCGATGACTTCCCAAAAATGATGGCTAAAACCCAGGAAGTGGTCGCAGACCTTGAGCGCAAGAAATACCCATTCAGTGCGCAGGCATTGGCAGAAGCCAGCGTGTTTATGCAGTGGATCGCTAACAATCACTTCAGCTTTCTAGCCTATGATGAGTATGTTATCGAGGACGGCATGGTAAAGCAGGTCCCCGGGACTGAATTGGGCCTCTTTAAGAAGAACCACAATCGGCGCAGTGAGTCGATTGATGCCATGTCTCAGGAACGTCGAGATCATGTGTTTAAGCAGGAATTATTGATCTTTACTAAGTCCGGGCGCCGATCCACCGTGCATCGCTCGGCTTATTCAGACTATATATTGGTGAAAGAATTCAATGATCAGGGCGAAGTTGTGGGTGGGCGTCGATTTTTAGGGCTCTATACCTCATCGGTTTACAATGAAACACCGCAAAACATCCCCGTTGTGCGCCGTAAAATACTTAAAGTCTTGGTTAACAGCGGCTTCACCGCCGGCGGTCATGCTTACAAAGAGCTTGCCGCAATCCTCTATAATTTCCCACGTGACGAGTTGATTCAAAGCGATGAAGATACCCTGTTGCGGGTGTCCAGCGACGTGCAATCGATTCAGGAACGGAAACAGATTCGCTTGTTTTTGCGTAAAGATGCTTACGGAAAATTTCTCAATGCGGTCGTTTATATGCCCAGAGATATTTTCAATACCCAAATTCGGATTAAGGTTCATGACATGTTGGCGGAATATTTTTCCGTCGAAGGGTCAGATTACACCACCATTTTCAGTGAGTCGGTGCTGGCTCGATCCCGCTTTGTCTTTAAATTAGCCGCACCACTTGATGTGTTACCGCCGGTAGAGCTGTTGGAGAGCCGGATCGTGCAGATTGCCAAGCGCTGGACCGATGACCTGCAACATGCATTGGTAGAGTCCTTTGGCGAAGAGAAGGGCATCCGTCTCTATCATTCTTACGAGTATGCCTTTCCATCTGGTTATACCGAAGAGTACAGCGCGCGCGTTGCGGTGGCGGATATACAACGGATTGAGAGCTTGCACACTAATCCGGATGAACAGATTACGCTGAGTTTTTTCAGCTCCATCGAACCCAACGGTTCGATACTCAAGATGAAAATATTTAACAAGGGCCAAGCGCTCCTGTTGTCGGATTTAATACCTATCTTAGAAAATCTGGGTTTAAAGGTTATCGATGAATTTCCTTTTGATATCAATCACCCGGAAAATGGCTGCACCTGGATCTATGACTTTAATCTGCTCTATGAGCCCGATGCCAACCTAGATCCGGCCCAATATCGAGAAGAATTTTCCAAGGCGTTCTTGAACGTTTGGAAGGGTCGCGCCGAAAACGATCAGTTTAACCGACTTATTTTGCGCGCCAAATTAACCTGGCGTGAAGTGGCCATGTTGCGCGGCTACGCCAAATATATGAAACAGATTCGCTTCGGTCTTAGTCTGGAATATATAGCGGAGACCTTGATTCGTTATTCGGAACTGACTGACCACCTGTCGGAATTGTTTTCTGCCCGCTTCAATCCCGACAAGCAAAGCGATGTCGGCATGGTCGAGCGTTGGGTCGAAAAGATTGAACTGTTGCTCGAAGATGTCAACAATATCAACGAAGATCGCATTATTCGGCGTTATATTGAATTGATCTTGGCCACCGTTCGGACCAACTTCTATCAGGAAGATGCGGCCGGGCTGCGCAAGGAATATATCAGTTTTAAACTCAATTCCAGCCAAATCAGCGATATTCCCCTGCCCAAACCCAAGTTTGAAATCTTCGTCTATTCGCCGCGCATCGAAGGGGTGCATTTACGCGGCGGCAGTGTTGCTCGAGGCGGCCTGCGCTGGTCCGATCGAAACGAGGATTTCCGAACCGAAGTGCTCGGACTGGTCAAGGCCCAGCAGGTCAAGAATGCGGTTATCGTGCCGGTTGGTGCCAAAGGTGGCTTTGTTGCTAAGCAATTACCACCACCATCGGATCGGGATGCCTTTTTTAAAGAGGGCATTGCCTGTTATAAAACCTTTATTCGGGGTCTGCTCGATATCACCGATAACTTGGTGGACAATGCGGTCAGCCCGCCAAAACAGGTCGTCCGCTACGATAAGGACGACCCCTATATGGTCGTCGCGGCCGACAAGGGCACGGCGACCTTTTCCGATATTGCCAACAGCGTGGCAAAAGAATACAACTTCTGGCTCGGAGACGCCTTTGCATCGGGTGGTTCGTTTGGCTACGACCACAAGAAAATGGCGATCACGGCCCGAGGCGCTTGGGTTAGCGTACAACGTCATTTCCGCGAAATGGATATCAATGTCCAAGATGACCCCATTACCGTCGTCGGTATCGGCGATATGGCGGGGGATGTCTTTGGCAATGGTCTACTGCGCTCGCAGACGGTTAAGTTGGTCGGTGCCTTTAACCATATGCATATTTTTATAGACCCCAACCCGGATGCGGCCGTCAGTTTCAAGGAACGTCAGCGACTTTTTGACTTGCCCCGTTCCAGCTGGGAGGACTATAACGCTAAGCTGATGTCGAAAGGCGGCGGCATCTTCAGTCGCAGTTCGAAATCGATTCCGGTTAGTAAGGAAATGACGGCCCTCTTTGAACTGACGGTAAGCAAAATATCGCCTACCGACCTGATGATCGCCATGCTTAAAGCGCCGGTTGATCTGCTCTGGAATGGCGGTATTGGCACCTATGTTAAGGCCACATCGGAAAATCACTTGGACATCGGCGATAAGGCCAACGATGCCTTACGCATCAATGGCAATGAATTGCGCTGCAAGGTGATTGGCGAGGGCGGTAACTTAGGCTTTAGCCAGCTCGGACGCATCGAATACAATCTCAATGGCGGGCGCAGTTTTACCGACTTTATCGATAATGCCGGCGGGGTTGATTGCTCGGACCATGAAGTGAATATGAAGATCTTGTTGGACGAAATGGTCGCCAATGGCGACATGACCGTTAAACAACGCAACTCAACCTTGGAAAAGCTGACCGAAGACGTCTCTGAGCTGGTCCTGACGAATAACTACCGCCAGACCCAGGCCTTAGGCATAGCCTTCACTGAGTCCTTTCCGCGTGTTGAAGAATATAGACGCTTGATTCACAACCTTGAAGACGCCGGTAAACTTAACCGCGAACTGGAATTCTTACCCAGCGACGATCTAATTTCCGAACGTAAAGCCAATGGCTTCGGTCTGACTCGTCCCGAATTGGCCGTGTTGATATCCTACGTCAAAGGCGACCTGAAAGAAGTCTTGGCAAAGAAAGAGCTGGCTAATGACGACTTCATTCGCGGCATCGTAGTAACCGAATTCCCAACGGCGATGCAAAAGAAGTTCGGCAAGATGATGAACGAACATCGCCTGCGTAAGGAGATCATCGCCACCCAGGTGGCGAACGATATGATCAACTATATGGGCATTACCTTTTTCAGTCGTTTGCATGAGAGTACCGGCGCATCGCCGATCGAGGCCGCGAAAGCCTATGTCGCGAGTCGCGAGATCTTCGGTTTGCACGACCTGTGGGCTGAAATTGAAGCCTTGGACCACCAGATCTCGGCCGATTTACAGTCGAAAATGATGCTCATCACTATGCGGATGGTGCGTCGCAGTTCGCGCTGGTTGATTAAAAACTTCCGTTCTGGCATCGACATCGCCAATGTGATTGCGCTTTTCAAACAACCGTTACAGGAAATGGCGGGCAGCTTAGAGCAGGTATTGTCGCCTGAACAAAACGATGTCTGGTTGGCCGATGCTCAGAAAATGATCGACGTCGGCGTACCCGAGAGCCTGGCCAAGCGCATCGCCGCCGCCGATCTGATGTATACCTCTCTGGGTGTGGTCGCTGTCGCGCAAAGCCTGAAGCGCGACTCGTTGGCGGTCGCTAACGGATATTTCCGCGTCGGTGAATCGCTTGGTCTGGAACTCTTTTCCCGACAGGTCAATTCTCTCAAGGTGATGACCCATTGGCAGGCCATGGCCCGCGAATCGTTCCGCGATGACCTAGAATGGCAACAACGTCGCATCACCCAGGGTTTATTTATCCAGATGACCGAGACCGATCAGCTCGAGACCACCGTAGACCGGTGGTTGGAGGACAATAAGATTCTGGTCGATCGCTGGTTGCGGATGATGAACGAGATTCGTGCCGTAAGCGAACCGGAATTCAGCATGTACAGCGTCGCGATTCGAGAACTGCTGGATCTGTCTCAGGCCACCATGCCGGAACTCTAA